The following proteins come from a genomic window of Mustela lutreola isolate mMusLut2 chromosome 6, mMusLut2.pri, whole genome shotgun sequence:
- the ECHDC1 gene encoding ethylmalonyl-CoA decarboxylase isoform X4, producing MGTQCPEPRADLERNGWKSFEDIIFDCVMMLQLLERVIELENWTEGKGLIVRGAGNTFSSGSDLKAVKALATPEDGLVLCMFMQNTLTRLMRLPLISVALIQGRALGGGAEVTTACDFRLMTAESEIRFVHKDMGIIPSWGGATRLSKIIGSRQALKVLSGALKLDSKKALDIGMAEEILQFTDETECLREAREWLTQFTRGPPEVIRALKTCVSSGKELCFEEALQIEKDLVGRVWGGPANKEAIARKGKFNK from the exons GTGTTATGATGCTACAACTTCTGGAAAGAGTGATTGaattggaaaattggacagaggGGAAAGGTCTCATTGTCCGTGGGGCAGGAAATACTTTCTCCTCAGGATCTGATTTGAAAGCTGTGAAAGCATTAGCAACTCCAGAG gatggaCTGGTCTTATGTATGTTCATGCAGAACACCTTAACAAGATTGATGAG ACTCCCTTTAATAAGTGTTGCGCTGATTCAAGGTCGGGCATTGGGTGGAGGAGCAGAAGTTACTACAGCATGTGATTTCAG ATTAATGACTGCAGAGAGTGAGATCAGATTTGTCCACAAAGACATGGGTATAATACCAAGCTGGGGCGGTGCTACCCGACTAAGTAAAATCATTGGCAGTAGGCAGGCTCTCAAAGTGTTAAGCGGGGCTCTCAAATTGGATTCAAAAAAAGCTCTAGACATAGGAATGGCTGAAGAGATCTTGCAGTTTACAGACGAAACTGAATGTCTAAGGGAGGCACGAGAATGGCTAACGCAGTTTACCAGAGGGCCACCGGAAGTAATTAGAGCTTTGAAAACGTGTGTTTCTTCAGGCAAAGAGCTTTGTTTCGAGGAGGCATTACAGATTGAAAAAGACCTAGTAGGAAGAGTTTGGGGTGGACCTGCAAATAAAGAGGCTATTGCCAGGAAAGgtaaatttaataaatag
- the ECHDC1 gene encoding ethylmalonyl-CoA decarboxylase isoform X5 has translation MMLQLLERVIELENWTEGKGLIVRGAGNTFSSGSDLKAVKALATPEDGLVLCMFMQNTLTRLMRLPLISVALIQGRALGGGAEVTTACDFRLMTAESEIRFVHKDMGIIPSWGGATRLSKIIGSRQALKVLSGALKLDSKKALDIGMAEEILQFTDETECLREAREWLTQFTRGPPEVIRALKTCVSSGKELCFEEALQIEKDLVGRVWGGPANKEAIARKGKFNK, from the exons ATGATGCTACAACTTCTGGAAAGAGTGATTGaattggaaaattggacagaggGGAAAGGTCTCATTGTCCGTGGGGCAGGAAATACTTTCTCCTCAGGATCTGATTTGAAAGCTGTGAAAGCATTAGCAACTCCAGAG gatggaCTGGTCTTATGTATGTTCATGCAGAACACCTTAACAAGATTGATGAG ACTCCCTTTAATAAGTGTTGCGCTGATTCAAGGTCGGGCATTGGGTGGAGGAGCAGAAGTTACTACAGCATGTGATTTCAG ATTAATGACTGCAGAGAGTGAGATCAGATTTGTCCACAAAGACATGGGTATAATACCAAGCTGGGGCGGTGCTACCCGACTAAGTAAAATCATTGGCAGTAGGCAGGCTCTCAAAGTGTTAAGCGGGGCTCTCAAATTGGATTCAAAAAAAGCTCTAGACATAGGAATGGCTGAAGAGATCTTGCAGTTTACAGACGAAACTGAATGTCTAAGGGAGGCACGAGAATGGCTAACGCAGTTTACCAGAGGGCCACCGGAAGTAATTAGAGCTTTGAAAACGTGTGTTTCTTCAGGCAAAGAGCTTTGTTTCGAGGAGGCATTACAGATTGAAAAAGACCTAGTAGGAAGAGTTTGGGGTGGACCTGCAAATAAAGAGGCTATTGCCAGGAAAGgtaaatttaataaatag